DNA from Hemitrygon akajei unplaced genomic scaffold, sHemAka1.3 Scf000050, whole genome shotgun sequence:
TGCTTAAAGTAACTACCAGAGTCTACATCCCTTGCACAGTACTTGCAGAAATTTTGGTCTCTCTTAGTTATATGTATCTGCCTCAGAATTTTGTGCAGTAATGTCATTTTAAGTGTTGAATTCGACAGTTCAGGAGTATAGttcaaaaacaacaaaaaaattctGACCTGCCATTGATCCTTCGGCCTTGTACCTTACTGTcttcctgcactgcattttctcagcAACTGCAACACTGTTTCCCTGCACTATTCTATTCTGATATTATTTGTAGGACCTTATTGCACCGATGTGATGCACTCTcacgacctattaaatgctcccagtggcgtaCGACTCTAATTGCCTCTGACATTCAGgtccagcttctggccttcatatgtgacttagctactaagcttggCAGAGGCGTTTCTTCcgataggagaaagggcaaatgcGAGTTACGGCCACCTGACAACCAATCATTTCGGGCAGTTGGGGCTCGTCggctgtgattggcagctcatctagaagaaggaaaacagTGATCTCACGCTGTACCCCTTCATAGTAACTGTACCCCTCATGGCgaagactttgggagtaaacccaataAGAAAAAATCTGGAACTGGAGCCCCTAGGGCGGTCTTAGGTTGCATTGAACGTGGTCTGGCAACTCCCGTGACACTTCTGGTGCCACGTTGTATCGGCCTCTGCAGCTCCTTTGTGTTCATCATCTGctaatgatgcaaacaatgcttttCAGTACCTGTGCTTGTAACACTGTGTGTCAGGCAcaatggtcagcagcactggggctccacagaggactgtcctgtctccctttctcttcacaatctacacctcggacttcaactataACACAGTGTCTTGCCATcgtcagaagttttctgatgactctgccatagttggatgcatcagcaagagagctgaggctgagtacagggctacggtgggaaactttgtcacatggtgtgagcagaatcatctgcagcttaatgtgaaaaagactaaagagctggtggtggacctgaggatgTCTAAggtaccggtgacccctgtttcgaTCCAAGGGTTCAGTGTGAACCTGGTGGacgattacaaatacctggggatatgaattgccaataaactagactggtcaaagaacactgaggctgtctagaAGAAGgttcagagccatctctatttcctgagaagaatgaggtcctttaacatctgccagacgatgctgaggatgtcaTACGAGTccctggtggccagtgctatcaggtttgctgttgtgtgctgggacagcaggctgagggtagcagacaccaacagaatcaacaaactcattcgtaaggccagtgatgttgtgggggtggaactggactttctgacggtggtgtctgaataTAGGaagctgtccaagttgcatgccatcttcgACAATGACTCCAATCCAcgccataatgtactggttaggcacaggagtacatttagccagagactcattccactgagatgtaacactgagcagcataggaagtcattcctacttatggccatcaaactttacaactcctccctcggattGTCAGatactctgagccaataggctggtcctggacttaattcCACTTGATTAacacatgattaacttattattatttaattatttatggttttatattgcaatatttcttcactattcttggttggtacagctgtaacgaaacccaatttccctcggaatcaataaagtatgtctgtctgtcttttagATATAGACAACTGTTGTTGTAACGGAAGTGCAGTCAGGATTACGATAGGATATCAGGGAATGTTCTTCAAAATTAATTACTATCAGAATATGAGGACTGGACATTTTCTGGGACATCCCTTGCTCTCAGTTCCAGAGTCTGTGAATTTTACTTTCTCTCCTAATATCCATGAAAGCACGGAATTcattcatgtaatctcaaacactcAATGCTGAAATGCAGTTATGAAATTCTTTGTCAGTTGAGCCATTTAACATTTTGACAATGTTCTCTGtttccatggaagatgttcaaaagaaacacaaggagactctgcgggtacaaactgaaacactgagagtgaacacgatcctgatgagggagaaggtgaaggttttccagctggttgatcgatacgctgagctcacggtcatttctactgttcgagatcggacactggtggaacatgaactgctggcaagaggcagagaccacgaggagtggacaGAGAAACATCTCCGCcaagagctggaaaaaatccggactgatcagttgttccagagctgcttttcccagagtaaatccaaatctgagaattcagcagcagtggctggagtcccggggatcgggaaaacaacaatggtacaaaagattgtttatgactgggccacagggaaaatacaccaacagttccagtttgtattcagtttcaaattccgggatttaaacaacattaactgcagaataaacctgagggaactgattctggatcagtatccttactttgggaaattcctgagagaggtctggaagaacccagagggtttGCTGTTCATATTTGATGGTTTGGAcgaattcaatgacaaaattgattttgctgacagtcggggAGACACAGAACCTCagtacacatgcacagatcctgaattcaagtgcacggtgtctgacattgtgtacagtttaatccagcacaagctgctcccagggtgttcagtgctggtgaccacccgccccactgcgttacatttactGAAAAAGGCAaagatcagtgtctgggctgaaatcctgggatttgttggtgaggaaaggaaggaatatttcatcagacattttgaagatcagacggtggcggaagctgttttcaaacatgtgaaggagaacgatatcctgtacaccatgagctacaacccctcctactgctggatcctcgctctggcactgggccccttcttcacacaaagagtcagggacccgcagcgagttcccaagaccatcacccaactgtactcctactatatttacaacatcctgaaaaaccacggccgtgagattgagaacccccgtgatgtgttactcagggttggtcagatggccttcagaggagtttccgagaggaagattgtgtttacagatggaaatttgatcaagtacaatctgcagccttcccagttcctgtccgggttcctggtggagcttttggagagagaggattctgcccggagcgtggtgtacacattcccacacctcaccatccaagagtttgcagctgcagtcgcacaattcctgaatccacatcccggggatatcctgaaattcctcactgaagcccacagcacgacagatgggcgatttgaggtatttctccgttttgttgctggtctctcctccccaatgactgctcggggcctggaggaacttctgggtccatttcctcatgaaacaacctgccgggtgattgactgggtgaaggaggaggttaaacgccagagtggaaacacatgGAGTGGATTTGGTAAAAGgcgcctcctgaacacattgcactacctgtttgagtcacagaatcgtggactggctcaggccgcactgggatctgtggaaaatctttcattcagtggaatgacactgacccccgattgactgcgcggtcctgtctcatgtcatcggactctgtgatacaataaaacacctcgacctgtgGGACTGCCACATTCAGTGCGAAGGAATCcaacggctgggacccgggctgcacaagtgccaggagttgaggtaacttgatttatctctcactctgaactgtgaaactgttccataGTGTTGTTTCtatgtaaagggatttgggtgAAACTGTAGTAATCAGATGGTGAAGAATTGTGAAAAATTCTAGTGTATctgtcagtaattccccaaggacgggagggttctgtggttccttgtgaagggatgttggagacttcatcagatcagtgaacaacggccattggtttaatggtagtaaatcacaggaatggccttgtttctcgctgcctgtgacacgtccattgacaactttccttctcactgttactgacacccagaccgacactgactgcagcagtgagtcagagattcacacccccttcccggtgagggacaagagaccgtcagcagactgtcccagtgagaagaaaagaaataccattgtgagattgtcctcccactGCCAATCCCCGTGATCAAAGAGCGAGGGCGCATCTCCTGTGGGGCTCTGTTAACACACACGTACAAAaaaatttctgcatcctctcgtcttgtaggattatcatttacccttggaatcctcctgtgggacctctcatccCAATCCACCTTCTATTATTTGGAATCTCGTCcgcatccccattcctcctgtgggctctctattactctttcctcatcctcctgtgggatatcatTTTCACATCTCCCCgcttcctgtggaatctctcttcccaatcgccCTTCCTCCTTTCGGGCCTCTCTTCCCAATCGCCCTTCCTCCTTTCGGGCCTCTATTCCCATACCCGCCatttcctgtgggatccctcttccccatcccccttccttctataGGAtttatcctcctcatctcttcctgctgatggatctctcttccccatcctctttcctcctgtgggatcactgtcccccatcgacttcctcctgtcggatctctctttggcatgccacatcctcctgtggaatttctcttacccatccccttcctccggtgggatctctcttccccaaccccgttcctcctgtgagatccttcttcccatcccccttccttctatgggatttctcttccccatcacttCCTGTTGTTGgaccctcttccccatcccctatcctcctgtgggatcttactCCCCAATCGACTTCCTCCCGTCGGATCTCTCTTTGTCatgccccatcctcctgtggaatttctcttcccattctcacatcctcctgtgggatctctcttccacatccctctttCTCCAGGCCGATCTCTCAATCCCTTCCCCCTTCATCATgtttaatttctctctctctctctctctctctctctctctctctctctctctctcctctctctctctctctctctctctctctctctctctctctctctctctctctctctctctctctctctctctctctctctcatcctctctctcctctctctctctctcctctctctctctctctctctctctctctctctcctcctctctctctctctctctctctctctctctctctctctctctctctctctccccatcccctttcctcctgtgagatctcgcttccccatctcccttcctcctttgagatctctcttccacatcccccttacacctgtgggaactctcctccACATATCctttcatagaatcataaaatcatagaacactacagcacagaaaacaagtcagtcagcccttctgctctgtgctgtaaCTTTTTtcagctagtcccattgacctgcatccagtccatagccctccagacctctcccatccatgtatatatccaatttattcttaaaacataAGTGCGCCTGCACTTGCCACGTCAGATGACAGCCCGTTCAACACTCTCACCACTCCCTGAGTGAGGTCCCTCCTAATGCTCCcccaaacctttcccctttctccttgaagccatgtcctctcgcatttatctctcctaatctatgtggaaagagcctattcacatttaccctgtctataccctcataattttgtaaaccactatcaaatctcccgtcattcttctacgctccaaggaataaagtcctaacctgttcaatctttccttgtaactcaactcctgaagacccagcaacatcctagtaaatcctcTCTCcttgcctcgccctgcctctacctggagtcttgcctcgcctcgcctctgcctggagccttgcctgtgtctggatcctcgccctgtttggaactgtctgtccgtGTCGATGCCTTCGCTGGCCTTTTTACCTCTCCATGTCTACGCCTTGGCTTGGTACCAAGCGTTAGGAACGGTCTCGTcatgttcagcgttctgtgtccTGAGATCCgtccctacgtcctgtatccaataagaggtcccggctctgtgttccgtgtaatgggtcccggccctacgtcctgtatccaaggagctGTCCCcgctcggtgttccatgttcctgtctcttccttgaCCAAGtgatctgtgttcctgttctcccttgaCTAAGGCTCTGTGTTCTCGGCATgaccatgtgcctcgcccagcactGGAGCACATTCCCCAGCTCGGTGCTGGGATTTCCTCGTCCtttgctggggttcccttgtcccgtccagaagtctcacgtccagtcctgtttcCTCTcgtcgtcctgtagccacgtcttgtcctcgccggtttctggagtccgagcccgagtcaagacccaggttctgggtccttctGTAGTCACTGCCTCGGAGTCGAActagttcccagttccaagtCCTGGTCTGCTATCCTTATCAAgacctagcccaggcccggaaatccttgtctcgtccagggcctgtgtcatttCCTGCGTcttttcttcctcacttcccttgcttccttttcACGCCTagccctgttcctggtagttctgGGTGTCCACTCcaacgcgcccccccccccccatgacagtaacctcctcgaaaaactctaacaagatttgttaaacatattctgccacgcacaaagccatgctgactatctttaatcaagCCTTGGGTGTCaaaatccttgtatatccgatcgctcagaacaccttccaataatttacctactactgatgtctggttcaccagcctgtaattaactggtgtacttttggagccttttttaaacaacggaacaacatgagctacctccaatcctccggcaccacacccgtggctaaggacattttaaatatttctgccagggcgaCTGCAATTTCTAcattagtctctctcaaggtccgagaaaatatcatgtcaagcccgggggatttatctaactttattcactgtaagacagcaatcacctcctcctctttaatctctatatgttccatgacactactgtatGTTTGCCTTAAGTCCATATCCgcctatgccagtttcctgaggaAACACGGATGCAAAAAaacctgtttaagatctcccccaactcgtgaggctccacacatagacagcAACTCTTATCTTCtcgaggaccaattttgtccttttacaatccttttactctcaatatacttgtagaaacccttcggtttaccttcacattatctgccaacacaacctcatgtctttttgccttcctgatttccttctttagtattccctTACATTTTCTGTACTGTTCAAGTACCTCAGTTATTCCTTGTTGCCTGtacctgctaaacacctacttaaacagatcaccaatatccctgaaaaccaaggttccctatgcctgttaactttgcctctaatcctggcaggaacatgcaaactctgaaCACTCAAATTTCACCCTTGAAGGCGTTCAGGATGAGGCTGCATACAGGGCtactacggtgggaaactttgtcgcatggtgtgagcagaatcatctgcagcttaatgtggaaAAAGACTaatgagctggtggtggacctctggagggctaaggcaccggtgaccccggTTCCATTCAAGGGGTCAGTGTGAACATGGTGaaagattacaaatacctggggatacgaactgacaataaacttgactggtcaaagaacactgtggttatctacaagaagggtcagacctgtctctacttcctgaggagaatgaggtcctttaacatctgccggacaatgttTAGtgtg
Protein-coding regions in this window:
- the LOC140721094 gene encoding NACHT, LRR and PYD domains-containing protein 3-like; its protein translation is MWQGEGTAEALLNDPEFTISDLLAEGGEYRLYQLTKFYRDRLKQAIEEKVERLGWMLTKEGHFNREENEKVTELTEKGNRTESSTLFLSLVMGKGSRARRAMWESFVMWRTELPKLDRILREIQELGPDPQEYMNIAQGLSELPTQLIDVQKKHKETLRVQTETLRVNTILMREKVKVFQLVDRYAELTVISTVRDRTLVEHELLARGRDHEEWTEKHLRQELEKIRTDQLFQSCFSQSKSKSENSAAVAGVPGIGKTTMVQKIVYDWATGKIHQQFQFVFSFKFRDLNNINCRINLRELILDQYPYFGKFLREVWKNPEGLLFIFDGLDEFNDKIDFADSRGDTEPQYTCTDPEFKCTVSDIVYSLIQHKLLPGCSVLVTTRPTALHLLKKAKISVWAEILGFVGEERKEYFIRHFEDQTVAEAVFKHVKENDILYTMSYNPSYCWILALALGPFFTQRVRDPQRVPKTITQLYSYYIYNILKNHGREIENPRDVLLRVGQMAFRGVSERKIVFTDGNLIKYNLQPSQFLSGFLVELLEREDSARSVVYTFPHLTIQEFAAAVAQFLNPHPGDILKFLTEAHSTTDGRFEVFLRFVAGLSSPMTARGLEELLGPFPHETTCRVIDWVKEEVKRQSGNTWSGFGKRRLLNTLHYLFESQNRGLAQAALGSVENLSFSGMTLTPD